From Sphingorhabdus sp. SMR4y:
GCTGGATTTTCTTGATGATGATTCTCGCGGCAACGGAAATGGCACCGGCAGCGATGGTTCTGATGATATAACGCACGTCTTTCTCCTGGGTTCGTTGTTTGAAGTTCACTCTATCTACCGACGAACGGGGATTAGGTTGCAACGGAAGGCTGATTTAGCGGTCGAAGTTCATTGTCCAGATGGCGACAATCAAGGCGATGGCTCCGGATGCCATCAGGCCGGAAATGATCTGCATGTTGATCGGTTTCACCGGAGTGGCCTGGTGTGAGTTGAGCCTGTCTTGCACGGCGCACCCGTTGCGCTGGGCGACCCAGAAGATGAATATCCCGATGATCATGAACAAGGTGGCGATGGCCTTGGGTAGCCAGGGCGGTTCAAGCTTGCCGAACAGGGCATTGAAACCGAGGCCGATGCCGACGGCCGCCAGTCCGGTGCGCATCCAGCCTGCAAATGTTCGTTCATTGGCCATGATCGTTCGATCTTCGGCCCATTCGGTGCGGTCTTCCGCAAGATCCGTGCGTTCGCTTGCCAGATCGGTGCTGGATGTGTCCGTTGCCATGCCTGTCTCCCCGGTGGCGCCTCAGAAGCGTGCGCCGAAACTATAACAAAAGCCCCGACATTCATCCAAAAGGAATATGCCGGGGCTCTATGTGCTTGGTCAGAGATAGATGAAGGCTAGATTGCCCGTGCGCTGCCTCGTGGTCCAACGAAGAACCACAAAATCAGACCGATAACCGGCAGGATCAGGATGATCAGCGACCAGATGATTTTGCCGCCGGTCGAGGATCCGCTGCCCCAGACGCTCAGCAGCGCCCAGATATCCAGAGCCAAGATCAGAAGTCCAATAATTCCATATTCCATGATAAAATTCCTTGTTTAGGTAATGTTGCCAGATATTGTCGAATGTGCGCGTTCAGGATGTCGCCTCTTCGAGATGATCGATCAGCCGACCGTCGGCCCGCAATTCACCTTGATAGTTGCGCAGCAAGCTTTTGGCCGAAACCGAAAGATCATCCTGCGTCAGCGCCTTTTCGAACTTCTTGCGCAGATATTCCTCGCCTGTCTCGACGGCCTCGATTGCGGCTTCGTCATTGTCCTGCAAGGCAGCGCTCAAGTTCATGAACACGCGATGGGCCGACGCCAGGATCGTGCCATCGCTCTCCGGTGTACCGCCGGATTTCGTGATTTCCTCACGAACGGCAGCGGCCATTGCCCGGCGGGAAGCCGCGCGGCGGGAGAAGAAGTTCTTGAAGGTGGTGCGTTCCGCTATCTCGGCTGCTTTCTCGTAGCCATGCGTGGAATCGATCAGTGTCTCCAGAATATCATTCAAGATATCGGTGGATGCGTTATGTGTCATATCAACCTCGTGTTGCGTTATTTATGCACAACCAACCGTGGGCAGGCCGGTCGGTTCCAAACTAAATTTTTCCCGTTTGCAGGAACCTTTGCTATGCATTGGCGTATGCGAATATTGCTGATTGGAATATTATGTCCCTGTATCGCTGTATCCTGACGGCCCTTTTTCTGGTCGCAGCCATCGCCCCGCCTGCCACCAGTCTTTCTGTCGATTTTGGGGCACGCGCCCAGATTCCGTCGGCCGAACAGGCGGAGGAGCCGGAGCCGGCTATCAATCCGGTGGCGGATGGCAGCGATGATGTCGCCATCGCGGACCGGCTGCGCGGTATCTTCCGGGAAATCGAGGGATTGCAGGATGTTGCTGTTTCGGTCGATGCCGGGGTCGTTCGTCTGTCCGGACCGATAGCCGACACGGCTTCGGCCGCCCGGGCAGAAGCCATTGCCCAGCGCGTGTCCGGTGTCGTTACGGTGGAGTCGCAGTTCGAACGGGATCTGTCGGTTGGCAATAACGTCGAACCGGTGGTCGATAAATTCGGCGACAGTTTGCAGAGCTTCCTGTCGGCTCTGCCGCTTATCGGGGTAGCGTTTCTCGCCGCCATAGTGATCGGCCTGCTGGGCCATTTCCTCGCTTCGCGCATGGGTTTCTGGAAACGCGTGACACCGAATATATTCCTGGCCGAGCTGATCTCCGGCTTTGTCCGCATCCTTTTCATCATGGTCGGAATATTCGTCGGCCTGGATATTCTCAACGCGACGGCACTGCTCGGCGCAGTGCTTGGCGGAGCCGGGGTGATCGGACTGGCGGTAGGATTTGCCCTGCGCGATACGGTCGACAATTACATGTCGAGCATCATGCTGAGCATTCGCCAGCCGTTTCGCGCCAATGACCATGTCCGGGTCGGGGATCAGGAGGGCCGGGTCGTGCGGCTGACCTCCCGGGCAACGATTCTGATGACCCTTGACGGAAACCATTTGCGCATTCCCAACGCCACGGTGTTCAAGGCGGAGATATTGAATTTTACGCGCAATCCCCAGCGCCGGTTCAGCTTTGAACTGGGCGTCGATGCGGACGATGATCCGGCGGCGGCCATCGAAACGGGGCTGCGGGCGATTAACAGTCAGGATTTTGTTCTCGACGACCCCGAAGCCACGGCGGAGATCAGGGAAGTCGGTGACTCCAATATATTGATCGCTTTTCACGGCTGGATCGACCAGCGCGACAGCGATTTCAAAAAGGCCCGCGGTGCGGCGATCCGCGTTACCAAAAACGCCCTGGAAGAATCCGGCTTCGCTTTGCCGGAGCCGATATACCGGTTGCGCTTTGATAACGGACCACCGCAGTTGAAGGACCTGAGCGGTTCGCTTGAGGCGACTGACGGGGGTGGTGGCAAGCCGGGCAGGGTCCATGCAAAAGAGGAATTTGATGTGTCTCCGGAGGATCATGTCGAAAAATTGGTCGATTCAGAACGGTCCGACGACGGTTCGGCCGACCTGCTCGATGACCAGCAGCCGGTGGAATAAGGGGCGGCTGGCTAACCTATGTTAGCGCAAAACGGAATCAATCGGTCTAATGAGCCTGCCAGTCATCTTTCTGGCTGTGGAATTGACCATCTTGAGAAAGCTTTGCGTGTCGTCTCGTTCGATTACCTCGCTCATTTTTGTGAGCACCGTAAAACCTGGGCTTGATCGGGACGATTACCTCGCGATCATGAGCATCACGCAACGCAATAACAAGCGGTTCGGATTAACCGGACTGCTTCTCTCCAATGGCTTCAATTTCATGCAATGCCTCGAAGGCGATCGGGCTGCTGTCAGGGACCGGATATACTATATCGGTCAGGACGACCGGCATAGCGGCGTTACCATCCTTGACCACCGGGAATCCGAAAGCAGGCAATTTTCCCAGCATTATATTGCGGGCCGTTATTTTCCGGGCGCGCACAATTGTGCCCAGCCGGAACTCTCCAAAA
This genomic window contains:
- a CDS encoding mechanosensitive ion channel family protein, which produces MSLYRCILTALFLVAAIAPPATSLSVDFGARAQIPSAEQAEEPEPAINPVADGSDDVAIADRLRGIFREIEGLQDVAVSVDAGVVRLSGPIADTASAARAEAIAQRVSGVVTVESQFERDLSVGNNVEPVVDKFGDSLQSFLSALPLIGVAFLAAIVIGLLGHFLASRMGFWKRVTPNIFLAELISGFVRILFIMVGIFVGLDILNATALLGAVLGGAGVIGLAVGFALRDTVDNYMSSIMLSIRQPFRANDHVRVGDQEGRVVRLTSRATILMTLDGNHLRIPNATVFKAEILNFTRNPQRRFSFELGVDADDDPAAAIETGLRAINSQDFVLDDPEATAEIREVGDSNILIAFHGWIDQRDSDFKKARGAAIRVTKNALEESGFALPEPIYRLRFDNGPPQLKDLSGSLEATDGGGGKPGRVHAKEEFDVSPEDHVEKLVDSERSDDGSADLLDDQQPVE
- a CDS encoding PA2169 family four-helix-bundle protein, with protein sequence MTHNASTDILNDILETLIDSTHGYEKAAEIAERTTFKNFFSRRAASRRAMAAAVREEITKSGGTPESDGTILASAHRVFMNLSAALQDNDEAAIEAVETGEEYLRKKFEKALTQDDLSVSAKSLLRNYQGELRADGRLIDHLEEATS
- a CDS encoding YidH family protein: MATDTSSTDLASERTDLAEDRTEWAEDRTIMANERTFAGWMRTGLAAVGIGLGFNALFGKLEPPWLPKAIATLFMIIGIFIFWVAQRNGCAVQDRLNSHQATPVKPINMQIISGLMASGAIALIVAIWTMNFDR
- a CDS encoding BLUF domain-containing protein; this encodes MSLPVIFLAVELTILRKLCVSSRSITSLIFVSTVKPGLDRDDYLAIMSITQRNNKRFGLTGLLLSNGFNFMQCLEGDRAAVRDRIYYIGQDDRHSGVTILDHRESESRQFSQHYIAGRYFPGAHNCAQPELSKILDEISVSELTRTLFRSFGSLGLQLSA
- a CDS encoding PLDc N-terminal domain-containing protein; this translates as MEYGIIGLLILALDIWALLSVWGSGSSTGGKIIWSLIILILPVIGLILWFFVGPRGSARAI